A genomic region of Ictidomys tridecemlineatus isolate mIctTri1 chromosome 10, mIctTri1.hap1, whole genome shotgun sequence contains the following coding sequences:
- the Tbc1d24 gene encoding TBC1 domain family member 24 isoform X4 — protein MDSPGYNCFVDRDKMDAVIQDLGPKELSCTELQELKQLARQGYWAQSHALRGKVYQRLIRDIPCRTVTPDASVYSDIVGKIVGKHSSSSLPLPEFVDNTQVPIYCLNARGEGAVRKILLCIANQFPDISFCPALPAVVALLLHYSIDEAECFEKACRILACNDPSKKLIDQSFLAFESSCMTFGDLVNKYCQAAHKLMVAVSEDVLQVYSDWQRWLFGELPLNYFARVFDVFLVEGYKVLYRVALAILKFFHKVRAGQPLESDNVKQDIRMFVKDISKTVSPEKLLEKAFAIRLFSRKEIQLLQMANEKALKQKGITVKQKRQFVHLAVHAENFRSEIVSVKEMRDIWSWVPERFALCQPLLLFSSLQHGYSLSRFYFQCEGHEPTLLLIKTTQKEVCGAYLSTDWSERNKYGGKLSFFGTGECFVFRLQPEVQRYEWVVIKHPELTKPVPCTSSHSSCSDPADRLSPFLAARHFNLPSKTESMFMAGGTDCLIIEPEALGGPFLAASPPEEVAPGGTFFDQPPKQPVPFPEACPEMPGLAVASQPSSFHLRGLLEPPTISTVILFSPLDTMATRPGSNSDPSAWMLASVLPFLLLCTSLGPAHITPPGLLCLLHPFSICLSWHCGWPHVMVFCVLPPPLRSFRPLGICIA, from the exons ATGGATTCCCCAGGGTACAACTGCTTTGTGGACAGAGACAAAATGGATGCTGTAATCCAGGACCTGGGGCCAAAGGAACTAAGCTGCACTGAGCTGCAGGAGCTAAAGCAGCTGGCACGCCAGGGATATTGGGCTCAGAGCCACGCCCTGAGGGGAAAGGTGTACCAGCGTCTGATCCGGGACATCCCCTGCCGCACAGTCACACCTGATGCCAGTGTGTACAGTGACATTGTGGGCAAAATTGTGGGCAAGCACAGCAGCAGTAGCCTGCCCCTGCCAGAGTTTGTGGACAACACCCAGGTGCCCATCTATTGCCTGAATGCTCGGGGCGAGGGTGCCGTGCGCAAAATCCTCCTGTGCATTGCCAACCAGTTCCCTGACATCTCCTTCTGCCCTGCCCTGCCAGCCGTAGTGGCCCTGCTACTTCACTACAGCATTGATGAGGCTGAATGCTTCGAGAAAGCCTGCCGCATCCTGGCTTGCAATGACCCCAGCAAGAAGCTAATTGACCAGAGTTTCCTGGCCTTTGAGTCATCCTGTATGACATTTGGGGACCTGGTAAACAAGTACTGCCAGGCGGCCCACAAGCTGATGGTGGCTGTGTCAGAGGATGTCCTGCAGGTCTACTCTGACTGGCAGCGCTGGCTGTTTGGAGAGCTGCCCCTCAACTACTTTGCCCGTGTCTTTGATGTCTTCCTGGTGGAAGGCTACAAGGTGTTATACCGCGTCGCTCTGGCCATCCTCAAGTTCTTTCACAAGGTGAGAGCTGGTCAGCCTCTTGAGTCAGACAATGTAAAGCAGGACATCCGCATGTTTGTCAAGGATATTTCTAAGACGGTGTCCCCTGAGAAGCTGCTAGAGAAAGCATTTGCCATCCGTCTCTTCTCCCGCAAGGAGATCCAACTCCTGCAGATGGCCAATGAGAAAGCACTGAAGCAGAAAGGTATCACGGTCAAGCAGAAGAG GCAATTTGTGCACCTGGCCGTCCATGCAGAGAACTTCCGCTCTGAGATTGTCAGCGTGAAGGAGATGAGAGATATCTGGTCTTGGGTCCCTGAGCGGTTTGCCCTTTGCCAGCCCCTTCTACTTTTCTCCTCATTGCAGCATGGGTACAGTCTAAGCAG GTTCTATTTCCAGTGTGAGGGACACGAACCTACCCTCCTGCTCATCAAGACCACACAGAAGGAG GTGTGTGGAGCTTATCTATCAACAGACTGGAGTGAGAGAAACAAGTATGGAGGCAAACTGTCCTTCTTCGGAACTGGAGAGTGCTTTGTATTTAGG CTGCAGCCAGAGGTACAGCGTTACGAGTGGGTAGTCATCAAGCACCCAGAGCTTACCAAGCCCGTACCCTGCACATCCTCCCACTCCAGCTGTTCAGACCCAGCTGACCGACTCTCACCATTCCTGGCTGCTCGGCACTTCAACCTGCCCTCCAAGACTGAGTCCATGTTCATGGCTGGGGGCACTGACTGCCTCATCATCG AGCCTGAAGCTCTTGGTGGGCCTTTCCTTGCTGCAAGTCCACCTGAAGAGGTGGCCCCAGGAGGGACTTTCTTTGATCAACCTCCCAAACAGCCAGTGCCATTCCCAGAGGCCTGCCCAGAGATGCCTGGACTTGCTGTGGCTTCTCAGCCCTCCTCTTTCCATCTCCGTGGCCTCCTTGAGCCTCCCACAATCTCTACAGTCATCCTGTTTTCCCCTCTTGACACAATGGCCACCAGGCCAGGGTCAAACTCGGACCCCTCAGCATGGATGCTTGCCTCAGTCCTGCCCTTCCTACTTCTCTGCACTTCCCTAGGTCCTGCCCACATAACACCTCCTGGTCTTCTCTGCCTACTACATCCATTCTCTATATGCCTCTCCTGGCACTGTGGCTGGCCACATGTCATGGTTTTCTGTGTGCTGCCCCCTCCCCTTAGATCCTTCAGGCCCCTGGGCATCTGTATTGCCTGA
- the Tbc1d24 gene encoding TBC1 domain family member 24 isoform X2 produces MDSPGYNCFVDRDKMDAVIQDLGPKELSCTELQELKQLARQGYWAQSHALRGKVYQRLIRDIPCRTVTPDASVYSDIVGKIVGKHSSSSLPLPEFVDNTQVPIYCLNARGEGAVRKILLCIANQFPDISFCPALPAVVALLLHYSIDEAECFEKACRILACNDPSKKLIDQSFLAFESSCMTFGDLVNKYCQAAHKLMVAVSEDVLQVYSDWQRWLFGELPLNYFARVFDVFLVEGYKVLYRVALAILKFFHKVRAGQPLESDNVKQDIRMFVKDISKTVSPEKLLEKAFAIRLFSRKEIQLLQMANEKALKQKGITVKQKSCAICWYLAGPATLSFCPDCLEKRQFVHLAVHAENFRSEIVSVKEMRDIWSWVPERFALCQPLLLFSSLQHGYSLSRFYFQCEGHEPTLLLIKTTQKEVCGAYLSTDWSERNKYGGKLSFFGTGECFVFRLQPEVQRYEWVVIKHPELTKPVPCTSSHSSCSDPADRLSPFLAARHFNLPSKTESMFMAGGTDCLIIEPEALGGPFLAASPPEEVAPGGTFFDQPPKQPVPFPEACPEMPGLAVASQPSSFHLRGLLEPPTISTVILFSPLDTMATRPGSNSDPSAWMLASVLPFLLLCTSLGPAHITPPGLLCLLHPFSICLSWHCGWPHVMVFCVLPPPLRSFRPLGICIA; encoded by the exons ATGGATTCCCCAGGGTACAACTGCTTTGTGGACAGAGACAAAATGGATGCTGTAATCCAGGACCTGGGGCCAAAGGAACTAAGCTGCACTGAGCTGCAGGAGCTAAAGCAGCTGGCACGCCAGGGATATTGGGCTCAGAGCCACGCCCTGAGGGGAAAGGTGTACCAGCGTCTGATCCGGGACATCCCCTGCCGCACAGTCACACCTGATGCCAGTGTGTACAGTGACATTGTGGGCAAAATTGTGGGCAAGCACAGCAGCAGTAGCCTGCCCCTGCCAGAGTTTGTGGACAACACCCAGGTGCCCATCTATTGCCTGAATGCTCGGGGCGAGGGTGCCGTGCGCAAAATCCTCCTGTGCATTGCCAACCAGTTCCCTGACATCTCCTTCTGCCCTGCCCTGCCAGCCGTAGTGGCCCTGCTACTTCACTACAGCATTGATGAGGCTGAATGCTTCGAGAAAGCCTGCCGCATCCTGGCTTGCAATGACCCCAGCAAGAAGCTAATTGACCAGAGTTTCCTGGCCTTTGAGTCATCCTGTATGACATTTGGGGACCTGGTAAACAAGTACTGCCAGGCGGCCCACAAGCTGATGGTGGCTGTGTCAGAGGATGTCCTGCAGGTCTACTCTGACTGGCAGCGCTGGCTGTTTGGAGAGCTGCCCCTCAACTACTTTGCCCGTGTCTTTGATGTCTTCCTGGTGGAAGGCTACAAGGTGTTATACCGCGTCGCTCTGGCCATCCTCAAGTTCTTTCACAAGGTGAGAGCTGGTCAGCCTCTTGAGTCAGACAATGTAAAGCAGGACATCCGCATGTTTGTCAAGGATATTTCTAAGACGGTGTCCCCTGAGAAGCTGCTAGAGAAAGCATTTGCCATCCGTCTCTTCTCCCGCAAGGAGATCCAACTCCTGCAGATGGCCAATGAGAAAGCACTGAAGCAGAAAGGTATCACGGTCAAGCAGAAGAG TTGTGCCATCTGCTGGTACTTGGCTGGTCCTGCAACTTTGTCCTTCTGTCCTGATTGCTTAGAGAAAAG GCAATTTGTGCACCTGGCCGTCCATGCAGAGAACTTCCGCTCTGAGATTGTCAGCGTGAAGGAGATGAGAGATATCTGGTCTTGGGTCCCTGAGCGGTTTGCCCTTTGCCAGCCCCTTCTACTTTTCTCCTCATTGCAGCATGGGTACAGTCTAAGCAG GTTCTATTTCCAGTGTGAGGGACACGAACCTACCCTCCTGCTCATCAAGACCACACAGAAGGAG GTGTGTGGAGCTTATCTATCAACAGACTGGAGTGAGAGAAACAAGTATGGAGGCAAACTGTCCTTCTTCGGAACTGGAGAGTGCTTTGTATTTAGG CTGCAGCCAGAGGTACAGCGTTACGAGTGGGTAGTCATCAAGCACCCAGAGCTTACCAAGCCCGTACCCTGCACATCCTCCCACTCCAGCTGTTCAGACCCAGCTGACCGACTCTCACCATTCCTGGCTGCTCGGCACTTCAACCTGCCCTCCAAGACTGAGTCCATGTTCATGGCTGGGGGCACTGACTGCCTCATCATCG AGCCTGAAGCTCTTGGTGGGCCTTTCCTTGCTGCAAGTCCACCTGAAGAGGTGGCCCCAGGAGGGACTTTCTTTGATCAACCTCCCAAACAGCCAGTGCCATTCCCAGAGGCCTGCCCAGAGATGCCTGGACTTGCTGTGGCTTCTCAGCCCTCCTCTTTCCATCTCCGTGGCCTCCTTGAGCCTCCCACAATCTCTACAGTCATCCTGTTTTCCCCTCTTGACACAATGGCCACCAGGCCAGGGTCAAACTCGGACCCCTCAGCATGGATGCTTGCCTCAGTCCTGCCCTTCCTACTTCTCTGCACTTCCCTAGGTCCTGCCCACATAACACCTCCTGGTCTTCTCTGCCTACTACATCCATTCTCTATATGCCTCTCCTGGCACTGTGGCTGGCCACATGTCATGGTTTTCTGTGTGCTGCCCCCTCCCCTTAGATCCTTCAGGCCCCTGGGCATCTGTATTGCCTGA